One stretch of Oceanimonas pelagia DNA includes these proteins:
- the pssA gene encoding CDP-diacylglycerol--serine O-phosphatidyltransferase, whose amino-acid sequence MQLANYYRSLLQRLPALSVDAGQVRVLHSAAAFKERLLALIASAQTRICLVALYLQDDDAGREILTALHEAKQANPALDVRLYVDFHRAQRGLIGHQGQSGNHLMYQEFAQRYAHPIAIYGVPVKGRELLGVLHLKGFVFDNTLLYSGASLNDIYLHQNGRYRFDRYHEITDAGLADAMIDYVDRLFTHNPAVPALNRPDIPTARRLRQPIRQFRQQLRRGQYLFEHQPRRPGEVAITPLAGLGKRGNKLNRTIRTLVRGTKEKLFLCTPYFNLPKSLARDIRSQLKKGREVTLVIGDKTANDFYIPPEEPFRTIGGLPYLYEANLRRFARANQTFIYQGKLNIMLWHHDRNSYHLKGLFVDDDLAMITGNNLNPRAWGLDLENGLLLQDPEHKLQAEFEAEKANILQHCRRLGHFTEIEQLGDYPEPVQRLLKRVQRTQANVLLKRLL is encoded by the coding sequence ATGCAACTAGCCAACTATTACCGAAGCCTGCTGCAGCGCCTGCCCGCCCTGTCGGTGGATGCCGGGCAGGTACGGGTGCTGCACTCCGCCGCCGCCTTCAAGGAGCGGCTGCTGGCGCTCATCGCCTCGGCACAAACCCGCATCTGTCTGGTGGCGCTCTACCTGCAGGACGACGACGCCGGCCGGGAGATTCTCACCGCCCTGCACGAGGCCAAGCAGGCCAATCCGGCACTGGATGTGCGCCTGTATGTGGACTTCCACCGGGCCCAACGGGGGCTTATCGGTCACCAGGGCCAGAGTGGCAACCACCTGATGTATCAGGAATTTGCCCAACGCTACGCGCATCCCATCGCCATTTATGGGGTGCCGGTCAAGGGCCGGGAGCTGCTGGGGGTGCTGCATCTCAAGGGCTTTGTGTTTGACAACACCCTGCTCTATTCCGGCGCCAGCCTCAACGACATCTACCTGCACCAGAACGGCCGTTACCGCTTTGATCGCTACCACGAGATCACCGACGCCGGTCTGGCCGATGCCATGATCGACTATGTGGACCGGCTGTTTACCCACAATCCGGCGGTGCCGGCCCTGAACCGGCCCGACATTCCCACCGCGCGGCGGCTGCGCCAGCCCATTCGCCAGTTTCGCCAGCAACTGCGCCGGGGCCAGTACCTGTTTGAGCACCAGCCCCGCCGGCCCGGCGAAGTGGCCATTACCCCACTGGCGGGCCTGGGCAAGCGCGGCAACAAGCTCAACCGAACCATACGCACCCTGGTGCGGGGCACCAAGGAAAAGCTGTTCCTGTGCACCCCCTATTTCAACCTGCCCAAGTCCCTGGCCCGGGACATTCGCAGCCAGCTCAAAAAAGGGCGGGAAGTCACCCTGGTGATCGGCGACAAGACCGCCAACGACTTCTACATTCCACCGGAAGAGCCGTTTCGCACCATAGGCGGGCTGCCCTATCTGTATGAGGCCAACCTGCGCCGGTTTGCCCGGGCCAACCAGACCTTTATCTATCAGGGCAAGCTCAACATCATGCTCTGGCACCACGACCGCAACTCCTATCACCTCAAGGGGCTGTTCGTGGACGATGATCTGGCCATGATCACCGGCAACAACCTCAATCCCCGCGCCTGGGGGCTGGATCTGGAAAACGGCCTGCTGCTGCAGGACCCGGAACACAAGCTGCAGGCCGAGTTTGAAGCCGAAAAGGCCAACATATTGCAGCACTGCCGGCGGCTGGGCCACTTCACCGAAATCGAGCAGCTCGGCGACTACCCGGAGCCGGTGCAACGGCTGCTCAAGCGGGTGCAGCGCACCCAGGCCAATGTGCTGCTGAAACGCCTGCTCTGA